Proteins encoded by one window of Candidatus Zixiibacteriota bacterium:
- a CDS encoding MFS transporter produces the protein MTEAAARIAAANHRLLEALSALRHRNYRLYWLGQLSSVLAQNMEGVAQAWLVLELTDSPLMLGAAGLAFAAPTILLTLLGGVIADRADRRRIMIVSQTVSAAVFASVGTLVAVGRIALWHVLLFAFVSGSVRAFDRPSRMALLPQMVPRSEIPNAVAIGGTIWQLNRLMGPAVAGMLIYWVGVGPTYYFCLAASLSAVALWLAIRLERRPAAAVSGGLVQNMVAGLSFIRQNQIYSTFIGMAFFNSAFGMSYLVLMPVFARNVLEVGSRGFGFLQSAGGAGALCGVLLVAFFATARRKGLMAIGGALLFGWLLIVFALSRSYPLSLALAFALGAASQFYITTINSILQVNLPDHLRGRVMGIYGLAWELMPVGGMIAGAIAEYAGAPAAVAIGGAAVGAMALVVAARRPEMRRLE, from the coding sequence ATGACCGAGGCCGCCGCACGCATCGCCGCCGCAAACCATCGACTGCTCGAGGCGCTGAGCGCGCTGCGCCATCGCAACTACCGGCTCTACTGGCTCGGGCAGCTCTCCTCCGTCCTCGCACAAAACATGGAAGGCGTGGCCCAGGCGTGGTTGGTCCTCGAGCTCACCGACTCGCCGTTGATGCTCGGCGCCGCCGGCCTGGCGTTCGCGGCACCGACGATCCTGCTGACGCTGCTCGGCGGCGTCATCGCCGATCGAGCCGACCGCCGACGCATCATGATCGTTTCCCAGACGGTCTCCGCAGCCGTCTTCGCGTCCGTCGGCACGCTGGTGGCCGTCGGCAGGATAGCGCTGTGGCACGTTCTGCTCTTCGCCTTCGTCTCGGGCTCCGTTCGCGCCTTCGACCGGCCGAGCCGCATGGCCCTGTTGCCCCAGATGGTTCCGAGATCGGAGATCCCCAACGCGGTGGCGATCGGCGGAACGATCTGGCAGCTGAACCGGCTCATGGGACCGGCCGTGGCCGGCATGCTGATCTACTGGGTCGGCGTCGGCCCGACCTATTATTTCTGTCTGGCCGCGTCGCTGAGCGCGGTGGCGCTCTGGCTCGCAATCCGCCTCGAGCGCCGCCCCGCGGCGGCCGTGAGCGGCGGGCTCGTGCAGAACATGGTCGCCGGGCTGTCGTTCATCCGCCAAAACCAGATCTATTCCACGTTCATCGGGATGGCCTTCTTCAACAGCGCCTTCGGCATGTCCTACCTGGTGCTGATGCCGGTCTTCGCCCGCAACGTGCTCGAGGTTGGATCGCGCGGCTTCGGTTTCCTGCAGAGCGCGGGCGGCGCCGGCGCGCTGTGCGGCGTGCTCCTGGTGGCGTTTTTCGCAACCGCTCGCAGAAAGGGGCTCATGGCGATCGGCGGCGCGCTTCTCTTCGGCTGGCTCCTGATCGTTTTCGCCCTGTCACGCTCGTATCCGCTTTCGCTGGCGCTGGCCTTCGCGCTGGGCGCCGCCAGCCAGTTTTACATCACGACGATCAACTCGATCCTGCAGGTCAACCTCCCCGATCACCTGCGCGGCCGCGTCATGGGAATCTACGGGCTTGCCTGGGAGCTGATGCCGGTCGGCGGGATGATCGCCGGCGCGATCGCGGAATATGCCGGTGCTCCGGCGGCGGTGGCGATCGGAGGAGCTGCCGTCGGCGCGATGGCGCTGGTGGTGGCGGCCCGGCGGCCCGA